One window from the genome of Microbacterium sulfonylureivorans encodes:
- a CDS encoding glucose-1-phosphate adenylyltransferase produces MPAAPKVFGIILAGGEGKRLMPLTADRAKPAVPFGGQYRLIDFAISNLINSGLRQIVVLTQYKSHSLDRHISQTWRMSALLDSYVTSVPAQQRLGKRWFSGSADAILQSLNLINDEQPDIVVVIGADHVYRMDFRQMLAAHIESGARATVAGIRQPIALANQFGVIDVVKDDPTRINDFLEKPQNPTGLADSPGEVLASMGNYIFDADALIEAVESDGELPTSNHDMGGDIVPYFVGRGESGVYDMKRNDVPGSTDRDRYYWRDVGTIDSFFDAHRDLISTLPIFNLYNMDWPIHSQAVNSPPAKFVRDSVGRIGNAIDSIVSLGSVLSGTHLERSVVGPWTLAGGGSTITDSVLFDHVHVGAGARIHRAILDKNVVLADGATVGVDRDKDLARGFTVTDSGITVVGKGIHVER; encoded by the coding sequence ATGCCTGCAGCGCCGAAGGTCTTCGGAATCATCCTCGCCGGCGGCGAGGGCAAGCGCCTGATGCCTCTCACGGCCGATCGGGCGAAACCTGCCGTGCCCTTCGGAGGGCAGTATCGGCTCATCGATTTCGCGATATCGAACCTCATCAACTCGGGCCTGCGGCAGATCGTGGTGCTGACCCAGTACAAGTCGCACAGCCTCGACCGTCACATCTCGCAGACGTGGCGGATGTCGGCGCTCCTCGACTCGTACGTCACCTCGGTGCCCGCCCAGCAGCGCCTCGGCAAGAGGTGGTTCTCGGGATCGGCGGACGCGATCCTGCAGAGCCTCAACCTCATCAACGACGAGCAGCCCGACATCGTCGTCGTCATCGGCGCCGACCACGTCTACCGCATGGACTTCCGCCAGATGCTCGCGGCGCACATCGAATCCGGCGCGCGGGCGACCGTCGCGGGCATCCGCCAGCCGATCGCGCTCGCGAACCAGTTCGGCGTCATCGACGTCGTCAAGGACGACCCCACCCGCATCAACGACTTCCTCGAGAAGCCGCAGAACCCGACCGGGCTCGCCGACTCCCCCGGCGAGGTCCTCGCTTCGATGGGCAACTACATCTTCGACGCCGACGCGCTCATCGAGGCCGTGGAGTCCGACGGGGAGCTGCCGACCAGCAACCACGACATGGGCGGCGACATCGTGCCGTACTTCGTCGGTCGCGGCGAGTCCGGCGTCTACGACATGAAGCGCAACGACGTGCCGGGCTCGACCGATCGCGATCGCTACTACTGGCGCGATGTGGGGACGATCGACTCGTTCTTCGACGCGCACCGCGACCTCATCTCGACCCTGCCCATCTTCAACCTCTACAACATGGACTGGCCGATCCACTCGCAGGCGGTCAACTCGCCGCCCGCGAAGTTCGTGCGCGACTCCGTCGGTCGCATCGGCAACGCGATCGACTCGATCGTGTCGCTCGGCTCGGTGCTGTCGGGCACGCACCTCGAGCGGAGCGTCGTCGGGCCATGGACCCTCGCGGGCGGCGGATCGACCATCACCGACTCGGTGCTGTTCGACCACGTCCACGTCGGCGCCGGCGCGCGCATCCACCGCGCGATCCTCGACAAGAACGTCGTGCTCGCGGACGGAGCCACCGTCGGCGTCGACCGCGACAAGGACCTCGCGCGCGGCTTCACGGTCACCGACAGCGGCATCACGGTCGTCGGGAAGGGCATCCACGTCGAACGATGA
- the serB gene encoding phosphoserine phosphatase SerB: MPAPAARFLVVLDADSTLIRNEVIELIADEAGRGPEVAAATEAAMRGEVDFATSLRSRVAQLTGVPVSSFERVLARVEPTPGVRELIDAVHARGGAVGVVSGGFHEILDAVAPSLGVDVWRANRLSTTDGALSGLVDGRIVDAEAKAEALREWAVDAGVPLSRTIAIGDGANDLRMMAAAGLGVAFNAKPTVRARADVVVGPVDLSEVVALLP; this comes from the coding sequence ATGCCTGCCCCCGCCGCCCGCTTCCTCGTCGTCCTCGACGCCGATTCGACCCTCATCCGCAACGAGGTCATCGAGCTCATCGCCGACGAGGCCGGCCGGGGGCCCGAGGTCGCCGCGGCGACCGAAGCGGCCATGCGGGGCGAGGTGGATTTCGCGACGAGCCTGCGGTCGCGGGTGGCCCAGCTCACCGGCGTTCCGGTCTCGTCGTTCGAGCGGGTGCTCGCACGCGTCGAGCCCACGCCGGGCGTCCGCGAGCTCATCGACGCGGTCCACGCGCGCGGCGGAGCCGTCGGCGTCGTCTCCGGCGGCTTCCACGAGATCCTCGACGCCGTCGCCCCCTCGCTCGGAGTCGACGTGTGGCGCGCCAATCGGCTGTCGACCACCGACGGTGCCCTCAGCGGCCTTGTGGACGGCCGGATCGTGGATGCCGAGGCCAAGGCCGAAGCGCTGCGGGAATGGGCGGTCGACGCCGGTGTGCCCCTGAGCCGGACCATCGCGATCGGCGACGGCGCGAACGACCTGCGGATGATGGCCGCGGCGGGCCTCGGAGTGGCGTTCAACGCGAAGCCCACCGTCCGGGCGCGGGCCGATGTCGTCGTCGGCCCCGTCGACCTGAGCGAAGTCGTGGCGCTCCTGCCCTGA
- a CDS encoding alpha/beta fold hydrolase — translation MDIILVPGLWLDASSWDTVTPALEAAGHRVRPLTMPGVGAPASVSADIGMQDWVDAVVAEIDASAGQVVLVGHSGGGNVVWGAAEARPDRIARVVFVDTVPPPDGGQISEFEVVDGVIPFPGWDSFDEPDVSDLDAAVREAWAARTHSVPAKVPTDPIRLDGTARHAVPVTLLMGLMDDAAFRAAVSQWGPYGAEFEAIADSEVVRLGSGHWPQFSTPDALAQALVAAIR, via the coding sequence ATGGACATCATCCTCGTTCCCGGACTGTGGCTCGACGCGTCGTCGTGGGACACCGTCACGCCCGCCCTCGAAGCGGCGGGGCACCGCGTGCGCCCGCTCACCATGCCGGGCGTAGGCGCACCGGCATCCGTATCCGCCGACATCGGCATGCAGGATTGGGTCGATGCGGTCGTCGCCGAGATCGACGCCTCCGCCGGTCAGGTCGTCCTCGTCGGACACAGCGGCGGCGGCAACGTCGTATGGGGTGCGGCCGAGGCTCGGCCAGACCGCATCGCGCGCGTCGTCTTCGTCGACACCGTTCCGCCCCCCGACGGCGGGCAGATCTCCGAGTTCGAGGTGGTCGACGGCGTCATCCCGTTCCCGGGGTGGGACTCCTTCGACGAGCCCGACGTCTCCGACCTCGACGCAGCCGTGCGCGAGGCCTGGGCCGCGCGCACGCACTCCGTGCCGGCGAAGGTGCCGACGGACCCGATTCGGCTCGACGGCACCGCCCGTCACGCGGTTCCGGTGACGCTCCTCATGGGGCTCATGGACGATGCCGCCTTCCGCGCAGCGGTCTCCCAATGGGGGCCGTACGGCGCGGAATTTGAGGCGATCGCCGACTCCGAGGTCGTGCGTCTCGGTTCAGGACACTGGCCGCAGTTCTCGACACCCGACGCCCTCGCGCAGGCGCTCGTCGCGGCGATCCGCTGA
- the fabG gene encoding 3-oxoacyl-ACP reductase FabG, whose protein sequence is MSSDRVVLVTGGNRGIGRAIAERFVAEGYRVAVTARSGEGPEGTLTVRADVTDAAAVDAAFTEVEKTLGPVEIVVANAGVTKDTLLLRMTEDDFDSVVATNLGGAFRVVKRASKGMLRARWGRVILISSVVGLYGSAGQINYAASKSALVGFARSLTRELGARGITANVVAPGFIETDMTAALADETQAEYKKNIPAGRFATADEVAGVVTWMASDDAAYISGAVIPVDGGLGMGH, encoded by the coding sequence ATGTCCAGCGATCGCGTCGTCCTCGTCACCGGCGGAAACCGCGGCATCGGCCGTGCCATCGCCGAGCGCTTCGTCGCGGAGGGATATCGGGTCGCCGTCACCGCCCGCTCGGGCGAAGGCCCCGAGGGCACCCTGACCGTGCGGGCGGACGTGACGGATGCCGCGGCCGTCGACGCGGCGTTCACCGAGGTCGAGAAGACCCTCGGGCCCGTCGAGATCGTTGTCGCGAACGCCGGAGTGACCAAGGACACACTGCTGCTGCGCATGACCGAGGACGACTTCGACAGCGTCGTCGCAACGAACCTCGGCGGCGCGTTCCGGGTCGTCAAGCGCGCGTCGAAGGGGATGCTCCGGGCGAGGTGGGGTCGTGTCATCCTCATCTCGAGCGTCGTCGGCCTCTATGGCTCGGCCGGTCAGATCAACTACGCGGCGTCCAAGAGCGCCCTCGTCGGCTTCGCCCGCTCACTCACCCGTGAGCTCGGCGCGCGGGGCATCACCGCGAACGTCGTCGCTCCGGGCTTCATCGAGACGGACATGACCGCGGCCCTCGCGGACGAGACCCAGGCGGAGTACAAGAAGAACATCCCGGCCGGGCGGTTCGCGACGGCAGATGAGGTCGCGGGCGTCGTGACGTGGATGGCGTCGGACGACGCCGCGTACATCTCCGGCGCCGTGATCCCCGTCGACGGCGGTCTCGGGATGGGCCACTAG